DNA sequence from the Entomomonas asaccharolytica genome:
TTGAATTTTGTTTTTCAACACCACGCATCATCATACACATATGTTTGGCTTCAATAACCACAGCTACACCTAATGCCCCTGTAATTTTTTCAATGGCATTGGCTATTTCATGGGTTAAGTTTTCTTGAATTTGCAGGCGTCTCGCATACATATCAACAATACGCGCAATTTTAGATAAACCTAATACTTTACCATTAGGTAGGTAAGCAACATGTGCTTTACCTATAAACGGCAACATATGATGTTCACACAGTGAGTAAAGCTCAATATCTTTAACTAATACAATTTCACTATTATCAGAGCTAAATAAAGCGCCACCTACTACTTCTTCTAACGTCTGTTGATAACCTTTACAAAGGTATTGCATGGCTTTAGCCGCACGTTTTGGAGTATCTATTAAGCCTTCACGCTGAGGGTTTTCTCCAAGTTCAGTTAGGATAGCTGTATAGTGTTGTTGCAAAGACATGTAAGTTTCCATTTAAGGTATTAAATTAAAATGTTAATAGTACCTCAAACCGTTTATTGATAAAACTCAAATTTTATATTAATTGTTCATTGTAAATATTAATTATCAATGGATTTATCCTTGTATAATAAACATATAGGATATAGTAATGATGCTAAATAACTAGGAGAAATTTTATGGCAGGATTACCAAAAAATATTGTTATTTTAACAGGGGCAGGTATTTCTGCTGAGTCAGGGATTGATACTTTCCGAGATGAAGGGGGAATATGGGACAATCATCGGATCGAAGACGTTTGTACACCTGAAGCATTTAAACGAAATCCTGAGTTAGTACAAGATTTCTATAATATGCGACGTGCCACTTTACAAACGCCAGAAATAAAGCCAAATGCAGCTCATTTAGCTATTACAGAGTTACAAAAAGAACATTCAGGAACAGTAACAGTCATTACCCAAAATATTGATAATTTACATGAACGGGCTGGCTCTACTGATGTTATTCATATGCATGGTGAATTATTAAAAGCGCGCTGTAGCAAAACTGGCCGTAGTTATGACTGGACTGAGAATATTGAAAAGGATGATATTTGTCCATGTTGCCACACTAAAAATACTTTACGTCCTCACATAGTTTGGTTTGGTGAAATGCCTTTAATGATGGATGAGATTTATAAAGCCATAGAGAACGTAGATTTATTTGTTGCTATAGGTACTTCTGGCAGTGTATATCCTGCTGCTAGCTTTGTAACAGAAGCCAATGCTAGAGATGCAGATACTTTAGAGATTAATTTACAGCCAGGACTCAATCAAAGTTTATTTAAACGCGCTATGTATGGTTTAGCTTCAAAGAAAGTGCCTGAGTGGGTAGAAAGTTTATTAGTTAATAGTGTTAGTAGACGCTATCCAGGGCTTACTAAGAAGAAATTTGACTAAAATCAGTTATTTATTTACTAATCATAGCTTTTAAATTATTGATTATAAATCAGTTAGTTATAAAATTTTTGATTTTTAATAATATTGTATCGCTAGATGAAATTAGTTATTGTTTTGTGATATGATAGTAGGTTATTAAAGGATTGAAATTAGCATTTATATAACGCTATCAATGATGGTCTTTAGTAGTTCAGTAGTTATAAGTTCATTTTATATAACCCACTGTTTATTTGCTAAATAAATAGTGGGTTGTATGATATTGATAGTATGTATTATCTGAATGGGCAGTAAGATTATTATTTGGTTGTGTATATAGTGTATTAATTACTATGGATAGTAAGAAAAAAAAATAATTGTGAGTTTATTGAGCTTAGGAATAAGTGAATAATTTATAAAGAGAAATCACTATGCAGAAAAAACCAATATATAAGTCTTTATATTTCCAAGTTATTGTTGCCATTGTTATTGGCATATTATTGGGACATTTTTCTCCCACTATTGTTGATCCTGTAACAAATACAGTGATTGAAAAGGGATGGGGTGAAGCAATGAAGCCATTAGGGGATGGTTTTATTAAGTTAATTAAAATGGTTATTGCCCCCATTATTTTCTGTACCGTTGTCAGTGGTATTGCTGGTATGGAAAGTATGAAATCAGTAGGGAAAACAGGTGGTATAGCTATTCTTTATTTTGAAATAGTTTCAACTGTTGCGCTTGTTATTGGGTTAATTATTGTGAATGTTGTACAACCTGGTGTTGGTATGAATGTAGATGCTTCAACGCTAGATATTAAAGGTGTGCAACAATATATTGGTAAAGAGCAAAGCACTATTGAGTTTATTATGCATATCATCCCTAATACGGTGGTGGGTGCTTTTGCCAGTGGTGAAATATTGCAGGTTTTATTCTTTGCCGTATTGTTTGGTTTTGCTTTACATCGTTTAGGGGACTTTGGTAAGCAACTACTTAATATGATTGATCAAATTGCTCATGCAATGTTCAATGTAGTTAATATGATCATGAAACTGGCACCTATTGGTGCATTTGGTGCTATGGCCTTCACTATTGGTCGTTATGGCATTAGTACCTTATGGCAATTAGGACAGTTAATGATTTGCTTCTATGCTACTTGCTTAATCTTTATTTTCTTTGTATTAGGGGCTATTGCGCGCTACAGTGGCTTTAGTATTACTAAGCTCATCCGTTTAATTAGAGAAGAATTATTGATTGTATTAGGTACTTCTTCTTCTGAGTCTGTACTACCTCGTATGCTAAAGAAAATGGAAATGGCAGGTTGCCATAAATCAGTGGTAGGTCTTGTTATTCCAACAGGTTATTCTTTTAATCTGGATGGTACTTCTATTTACTTAACAATGGCTGCTATTTTCGTTGCACAGGCTACCAATACTCCATTGGACTTAATGCATCAAATTACCTTATTACTTGTATTATTACTTTCCTCAAAAGGGGCTGCTGCTGTAACGGGTGGTGGTTTTATTGTGTTAGCTGCAACCTTATCAGCAGTTGGACATATACCAGTGGCAGGTATTGCACTTATTCTAGGTATTGATCGCTTTATGTCAGAAGCACGTGCTTTAACCAACTTAGTGGGTAACGCATTGGCAACTGTGGTAGTAGCTAAGTACTGTGGTCAGTTAGATGTAGAAAAACTAAATTATGCATTAGCTAACCCAGCGGAAATTGATCAGCAAATGGTAACCGCTGTAAGATAATTAGATAGTTTTCAAGTTAAAAATGGATAATACTTAGGCGTATTATCCATTTTTTTTGACAATTAAAATTAACAGCCTAGTGTATTAACCTAATAATTCATCATAGCCTTCTTGATAGCTAGCATAATTGGGTTTCCAACCTGTTGTTTTGGCTAGTTTATTAGATAGCCTTTTACTGCCTACACGACGCTCACTGTACTCATCAGCCAGTGCTGTGATATTGAGCTTGCTTCTTATCCAAGCCAGTGTTTCTTGAATAGGTGCAGGATTATCATCAACCCCAATGTAGCAATTATTTAATGTATTGCCCATTTGTTGATACTCTATTAATTGTTGTATAAGGTTTGCTGCATCATCAATATGAATTCGATTAGCATACAGCGGTGGCTGATTGGGATAGTGAACGCCTTGTTTAGCCTGATTGATTAGGTAAGTACGATTAGGTCCATAAATGCCTGATAAACGCACGCAGGTGTAATTCAACTTACTGTGCAACGCTAATTGCTCCATTGCTAACATGGTTTTACCCTGTGTGTTATTAGGAGTAGTTGGGCTGTTTTCATCAAGCCATTGCCCATCATTTTGTGCATAAACTGCGGTACTTGAAACTACAAAAAGTCTTTTTGGCATTTGTTGGCATAGTTGCAACCAATGTAGAGTATTTTCTAGTCCTTTATAATAAAGATCATAATATCGATCATGTTCTCCTTTGCTGGGTGCTACACAATATACTATATAGTCCAAATTATGTTGTGGCCAATTTATGGGCAAGTTTTGTTGGTATAGGTTTAGGTTAATACCTACAATTTCCTTAGGTAATTGACTAATATCTCTTCTGGCACCATAAACCTGCCAACCTTTATTAGCCATCTTTATGCCTAGCCGTGTACCTAAATCACCACAACCAATAATAAGTAAAGAGAGTTGTTTATTATTCATTATCAGTTATTCTTCGCTGTTGTAGACAAAATAGCATCCATACCAATAGCGCAACTGTGGCTGTTATAGTGCCAACAAGGGTGACACCCATCCAACCAAAATGAGCAAAAATCCAAGTAGAACTTAGTGAGCCTGTAGCACCACCTATAAAGTAGCACAACATATAGCAAGCATTTAAACGATTTCTAGCGTCAGGATTTATTTTATACACTTGGTTCATTGTAGTAACATGGATAGATTGCACAGCCAAATCTAATATTAAAATACCAATAATTAATAAAATTACTGAATAAGCGGTAAAAGCCAAGGGTAACCACGAAGCTATCAGTAGCATAAATCCTAGCGTAATGACCAAATTACTTTTTCCATGGTCAGCAAGCTTGCCTGCATAAGGAGCCATTAATGCACCTGCTGCACCAATTAAGCCAAACAGCCCAATTACTAAATCACTATAGTTATAAGTATCAGCCAAGATAAGCGCAATGGGTGTCCATAATAGACTGAATACAGCAAAATTTAATGCGCCTAACAGACCATATACCATTAATTTAGGGTATTTAATAAATTGCCCGATGGTAGAAATAAGTAAATGATGGTAAGCCATCTTAGTGGGGGCTGGATAGCGCGGAAGTGTTTTTAACAATAAAAGAATGATAATAAATAAAGTTGCAGCAGCAATAAAATAAATAGTGCGCCAACTGCCTATATAAGAACAAAATCCAGCAGCTGT
Encoded proteins:
- the cobB gene encoding Sir2 family NAD+-dependent deacetylase gives rise to the protein MAGLPKNIVILTGAGISAESGIDTFRDEGGIWDNHRIEDVCTPEAFKRNPELVQDFYNMRRATLQTPEIKPNAAHLAITELQKEHSGTVTVITQNIDNLHERAGSTDVIHMHGELLKARCSKTGRSYDWTENIEKDDICPCCHTKNTLRPHIVWFGEMPLMMDEIYKAIENVDLFVAIGTSGSVYPAASFVTEANARDADTLEINLQPGLNQSLFKRAMYGLASKKVPEWVESLLVNSVSRRYPGLTKKKFD
- the folE gene encoding GTP cyclohydrolase I FolE → MSLQQHYTAILTELGENPQREGLIDTPKRAAKAMQYLCKGYQQTLEEVVGGALFSSDNSEIVLVKDIELYSLCEHHMLPFIGKAHVAYLPNGKVLGLSKIARIVDMYARRLQIQENLTHEIANAIEKITGALGVAVVIEAKHMCMMMRGVEKQNSTMTTSVMLGAFREKATTRAEFLSLIK
- a CDS encoding MFS transporter, which gives rise to MTSTKPLSSWFVLLLSIATGVSVASNYYAQPLLNTIGNDLHIPLSSTGVIITVAQLAYAAGLLLLVPLGDLIERRGLIVSMSTLSMLGLLVSATAQNMPWLLIGTAITGFFAVVAQVIVPFAASLASPAERGKVVGTIMSGLLLGILLARTAAGFCSYIGSWRTIYFIAAATLFIIILLLLKTLPRYPAPTKMAYHHLLISTIGQFIKYPKLMVYGLLGALNFAVFSLLWTPIALILADTYNYSDLVIGLFGLIGAAGALMAPYAGKLADHGKSNLVITLGFMLLIASWLPLAFTAYSVILLIIGILILDLAVQSIHVTTMNQVYKINPDARNRLNACYMLCYFIGGATGSLSSTWIFAHFGWMGVTLVGTITATVALLVWMLFCLQQRRITDNE
- a CDS encoding NAD-dependent epimerase/dehydratase family protein, producing the protein MNNKQLSLLIIGCGDLGTRLGIKMANKGWQVYGARRDISQLPKEIVGINLNLYQQNLPINWPQHNLDYIVYCVAPSKGEHDRYYDLYYKGLENTLHWLQLCQQMPKRLFVVSSTAVYAQNDGQWLDENSPTTPNNTQGKTMLAMEQLALHSKLNYTCVRLSGIYGPNRTYLINQAKQGVHYPNQPPLYANRIHIDDAANLIQQLIEYQQMGNTLNNCYIGVDDNPAPIQETLAWIRSKLNITALADEYSERRVGSKRLSNKLAKTTGWKPNYASYQEGYDELLG
- a CDS encoding dicarboxylate/amino acid:cation symporter — translated: MQKKPIYKSLYFQVIVAIVIGILLGHFSPTIVDPVTNTVIEKGWGEAMKPLGDGFIKLIKMVIAPIIFCTVVSGIAGMESMKSVGKTGGIAILYFEIVSTVALVIGLIIVNVVQPGVGMNVDASTLDIKGVQQYIGKEQSTIEFIMHIIPNTVVGAFASGEILQVLFFAVLFGFALHRLGDFGKQLLNMIDQIAHAMFNVVNMIMKLAPIGAFGAMAFTIGRYGISTLWQLGQLMICFYATCLIFIFFVLGAIARYSGFSITKLIRLIREELLIVLGTSSSESVLPRMLKKMEMAGCHKSVVGLVIPTGYSFNLDGTSIYLTMAAIFVAQATNTPLDLMHQITLLLVLLLSSKGAAAVTGGGFIVLAATLSAVGHIPVAGIALILGIDRFMSEARALTNLVGNALATVVVAKYCGQLDVEKLNYALANPAEIDQQMVTAVR